Genomic window (Pristiophorus japonicus isolate sPriJap1 chromosome 9, sPriJap1.hap1, whole genome shotgun sequence):
gccccggtctacatggctgctgtgctcgagtatctgaccgctgaaatcctggagctagccggcaacgcggcccgcgacaacaagaagacccgcatcatccctagacacctgcagctggccatccgcaacgacgaggagctcaataagctgttgggaaaggtgaccatcgctcagggcggggtgttgcctaatatccaggctgtgctgctgcccaagaaaaccaccacttcgtccaagaccaagtaaagcggacaagatttaaactaataacccaaaggctcttttcagagccactcacagtatctgtgaaagggctgcttactgtattAATGGAGACCTTGTGTTCAGGTACCAATAAATTGGTCTATTTCAGACCTgtatgcgggagttttcagttcctggtatctgcattacggttctctgctcacGCAAACTGTTCTAGTTAGCAGCTAATAATTAAACTACAGTTGTCAGAGATTCAAAACTTGTATAAATACCGCAACCGGTTCCCTAAATATTATTTAATCTATCAATGAAAGCTGTATGAAGAAATTCGGCGGTTATTAAAAtggcctagtttaattctggtctggtttgagagttTGAATGCTGGTTCTGTTCCCAGGATCTCCGGCCGTTCCGGGCTGTGTATTTCTCTCCTAAGCCGGTCAGCTTAGGCCTACACTGagcagccaagcgcaagacggtcactgccatggatgtggtgtacactctgaaacggcagggccgcactttcTATGGATTCAACGCGACCCTCTCCCCCAAGCACAAAGCAAAGGCTCGTCCAagtgccacccaccgcctcacggggggaggggaggggatgcagGGAGGTTGATATAGTTCATTTACATTTTGTTCGGTATAGATAGATATTTTTCGCCAAGGTCTATATGTTTTAAATCAGCAAAAGTACGATGGACGGAATATCCTTTTAGTTTCAGAATTATAGATATTTATCATCGAAGCTTACAACACGGaatgaggccacttcggcccatcgtgtccgtgccggccaacaaaagg
Coding sequences:
- the LOC139273524 gene encoding histone H2A type 1-J-like gives rise to the protein MWEEFLIPCLNLRIVEMYGRVKTSGKARAKAKAKYRSSRAGLQFPSGRVHRLLRKGNYAQRVGAGAPVYMAAVLEYLTAEILELAGNAARDNKKTRIIPRHLQLAIRNDEELNKLLGKVTIAQGGVLPNIQAVLLPKKTTTSSKTK